The following proteins are encoded in a genomic region of Sorangiineae bacterium MSr12523:
- a CDS encoding NAD(P)H-binding protein, with protein MILVTGATGNMGRHLVRQLREAGAAVRAVTRNASKAEGMASAGVEVAVGDLTEPAFLDRVFTGVDALFTLLEVGDPKAVLAAAKRAGVKRVVLVTSLLAQTLPNGFVGQLSLGCEQVMRDSGLPGTVLRPWEFATNTLAWADEIRGGGIVRKPSAGLPSPVIDPADVAAIAAKALLETGHEGRTYALTGPAELLPQDKIRVLSAILGRALHFEENGDPEKLEQIRLTPDQVSEGFGVCFMTSPGVLSTVENVLGRPPRTYQQWAASNANAFR; from the coding sequence ATGATTCTGGTGACCGGGGCAACCGGGAATATGGGCCGGCATTTGGTGCGCCAGCTCCGTGAGGCAGGAGCGGCCGTGCGTGCCGTTACCAGGAATGCGAGCAAGGCCGAAGGTATGGCATCCGCAGGGGTCGAGGTCGCGGTGGGCGATCTCACCGAGCCGGCCTTTCTGGATCGCGTGTTCACCGGTGTCGATGCACTGTTTACCCTTCTCGAGGTGGGAGACCCGAAGGCCGTTCTGGCCGCCGCCAAGCGCGCGGGGGTCAAACGGGTCGTCCTCGTGACGTCCCTGCTGGCGCAGACGCTTCCGAACGGGTTCGTTGGCCAACTCTCCCTCGGCTGCGAGCAAGTGATGCGCGACAGCGGCCTCCCCGGAACCGTGCTGCGCCCCTGGGAATTCGCCACGAACACCCTCGCCTGGGCCGACGAAATCCGCGGCGGCGGCATCGTGCGCAAGCCGAGCGCCGGCCTGCCCTCCCCGGTCATCGACCCGGCCGACGTCGCGGCCATCGCGGCCAAAGCGCTGCTCGAAACGGGGCACGAGGGACGAACCTACGCGCTCACCGGGCCCGCAGAGTTGCTCCCGCAGGACAAAATCCGCGTGTTGAGCGCCATCCTCGGCCGCGCCCTTCACTTCGAGGAAAACGGGGACCCGGAGAAGCTGGAACAAATCCGCCTCACCCCCGATCAGGTCTCCGAGGGCTTCGGCGTCTGCTTCATGACGAGCCCCGGCGTGCTGTCCACGGTGGAGAACGTCCTCGGCCGGCCGCCGCGCACCTACCAACAGTGGGCCGCCTCCAATGCCAATGCCTTTCGTTGA
- a CDS encoding antibiotic biosynthesis monooxygenase, translating to MSENISFENVRLVPAKVDQAVTLINAFTVPVEHSEQFLFRWKDNARIMAAQPGFIRAIMYQSLDNAAELRFIQMTAWESGTALDKARVNPEWRAAVQRMLEDEKLHIKARPVVYTVALDVFPNDLL from the coding sequence ATGAGCGAAAATATCAGCTTCGAAAACGTCCGTCTGGTCCCGGCCAAAGTCGACCAAGCCGTCACACTGATCAACGCCTTCACCGTTCCGGTGGAACACTCGGAGCAGTTTCTATTTCGCTGGAAGGACAATGCGCGCATCATGGCCGCCCAGCCGGGATTCATCCGCGCCATCATGTACCAGTCGCTGGACAACGCGGCCGAATTGCGTTTCATCCAAATGACGGCCTGGGAGAGCGGCACGGCGCTGGACAAGGCCCGCGTGAACCCGGAGTGGCGCGCGGCTGTGCAGCGCATGCTGGAGGACGAGAAACTCCATATCAAGGCACGCCCCGTGGTCTACACCGTGGCGTTGGACGTCTTTCCGAACGATTTGCTGTGA
- a CDS encoding FAD-dependent monooxygenase, with translation MVRTSVLVVGAGPVGLLLAGELRLGGVDVIVVESRSEPSGESRGLGFTARATEIFHQRGLLRRFGDVELNRQGHFGGIPMDFGVLEGSHFGARGIPQYKVEEMLEAWAKELGASVRREHRLITLENRADDVLAVVDGPEGPFEISAQYLVGCDGGRSTVRRLAGFDFAGTEANREMYLADVLGRDIRPRFIGERVPEGMVMSARFEPGVDRIIVCPRGAPKRERTEPIKFEEVADAWQRLTGESLHGAETRWVSAFTDATRQATEYRRGRVLLAGDAAHIHLPAGGQGLSLGVMDATNLGWKLAATVQGWAPSDLLDSYHTEQHAVGARVLRNTQAQGMIYLSGNEVEPLRGVMAELVAIPEVGRHLSGMVSGLAIQHDVGSREHPLLGKRLPHVQLADGRSTADLLHPARGVLLVASGDFGNEANGWIDRVDFVRASPAARGDAGWPANVDALLVRPDGYIVWVAPSSLVLTDALRRWFGKSSLA, from the coding sequence ATGGTTCGTACATCCGTTCTCGTGGTCGGTGCCGGTCCGGTGGGGTTACTGCTCGCTGGCGAGTTGCGATTGGGTGGGGTCGACGTGATCGTGGTCGAATCCCGAAGCGAGCCAAGCGGCGAATCGCGCGGGCTCGGATTCACGGCGAGGGCGACCGAAATATTCCACCAGCGCGGGCTCTTGCGGCGCTTCGGCGACGTGGAGCTGAATCGGCAAGGCCATTTTGGTGGCATTCCGATGGACTTCGGCGTGCTGGAAGGGTCGCATTTCGGGGCCCGAGGCATTCCGCAGTACAAGGTCGAGGAGATGCTCGAGGCGTGGGCCAAGGAGCTGGGTGCTTCGGTGCGGCGAGAGCACCGGCTCATTACCCTCGAGAACCGTGCCGATGATGTCCTCGCGGTCGTCGATGGTCCGGAGGGGCCCTTCGAGATTTCTGCGCAATACCTCGTCGGCTGCGACGGCGGCCGGAGCACCGTGCGCCGCCTCGCCGGGTTCGACTTCGCCGGCACGGAGGCCAACCGCGAAATGTACCTGGCCGACGTCTTGGGCCGCGACATTCGCCCCAGGTTCATCGGCGAACGCGTGCCCGAAGGCATGGTCATGTCGGCGCGGTTCGAGCCGGGTGTCGACCGCATCATCGTCTGCCCGCGAGGCGCACCGAAACGCGAACGCACCGAGCCAATCAAGTTCGAGGAAGTGGCCGACGCATGGCAACGCCTCACCGGCGAGAGCTTGCACGGGGCAGAAACGCGCTGGGTAAGTGCCTTCACCGATGCCACCCGTCAGGCCACCGAGTACCGACGCGGCCGGGTGCTGCTCGCCGGCGATGCGGCGCACATTCACTTGCCGGCGGGCGGACAGGGCCTGAGTCTCGGCGTGATGGATGCGACGAACCTCGGCTGGAAGCTGGCCGCCACCGTCCAAGGCTGGGCGCCCTCCGATCTGCTCGACAGCTACCACACCGAACAGCATGCGGTCGGCGCGCGGGTGCTGCGCAATACGCAGGCGCAAGGCATGATCTATTTGAGTGGCAACGAGGTGGAGCCCCTTCGCGGCGTGATGGCGGAGCTCGTGGCCATTCCCGAAGTGGGTCGACATCTGTCCGGAATGGTCAGTGGCCTCGCCATCCAGCACGACGTCGGCTCGCGCGAGCATCCGCTGCTGGGCAAGCGCCTGCCGCACGTCCAACTCGCCGATGGTCGTTCGACCGCCGATTTGCTGCACCCCGCACGCGGCGTGCTCCTCGTCGCCAGTGGCGACTTTGGAAACGAGGCCAATGGGTGGATCGATCGGGTGGATTTCGTTCGTGCCTCCCCGGCGGCACGGGGCGACGCCGGGTGGCCCGCCAATGTCGATGCGCTTTTGGTGCGCCCCGACGGATACATCGTTTGGGTCGCGCCAAGCAGCCTCGTACTTACCGATGCGCTGCGCCGCTGGTTCGGCAAATCGTCACTGGCATGA
- a CDS encoding beta-lactamase family protein: MARLLPYAPASMKLRLLLVLLASHAAACHTPKTDPDSASQSTRSTVAQTSAPLPAQPFDVAAVDTYIAEQVVAQGFVGLSIAVVRDGAVILDKGYGHSQLAPDVPVKAETPFAIASLSKQFIAALVLILADEKKLSIEDKVAKYFPDLTRANDITLYDLMTHVSGYHDSYPMDFVDQEMKQPVAPDDAIARYAKRPLDFEPRTQWSYSNTGFAILGRVIEKVTGRALDVVLNERIFRPLGMAHSSYLPTPESPGLAHGYTSFALSPPEPAMPEARGWSFGQGGIYAPAGDIAKWDIALMSGKVLGPDAYKIFTTARRLVDGRPTTYGCGIGVIVNNRGETILRHRGSYSGFVSYSVLVPRTRSAVVAISNRDDKQTVGIVNEIVARLDKAHRPPELTIAGPSAQDVAKDMFAQIQSGKLDRSRFGADFNAFLTDAKLQAASVRLRPLGTPTAVAVTETYERGAMEVATVRFTFNSVKLEATMFRSTDGRVQQFLINKE, from the coding sequence GTGGCCCGCCTCCTGCCGTATGCTCCGGCGTCGATGAAGCTCCGCCTCCTGCTCGTCCTCTTGGCATCCCATGCCGCGGCCTGCCACACACCGAAAACCGATCCAGATTCCGCCTCGCAAAGCACGAGGTCGACGGTCGCGCAAACCAGCGCCCCGCTGCCTGCGCAGCCGTTCGACGTGGCCGCCGTGGACACGTACATCGCGGAGCAGGTGGTTGCGCAGGGATTCGTCGGTTTGTCCATCGCGGTCGTGAGGGACGGCGCCGTCATTCTCGACAAAGGCTACGGCCATAGCCAGCTCGCGCCGGATGTCCCCGTCAAGGCGGAAACTCCCTTTGCCATTGCCTCGCTCAGCAAGCAATTCATCGCTGCACTCGTTCTCATCTTGGCCGACGAGAAGAAGCTCTCGATCGAGGACAAGGTCGCCAAATATTTCCCCGACCTGACACGCGCCAACGACATCACGCTGTACGATCTCATGACGCACGTATCCGGATACCACGACAGTTATCCGATGGATTTCGTCGATCAAGAGATGAAGCAGCCCGTTGCCCCGGACGACGCCATTGCGCGCTATGCCAAGCGGCCGCTCGATTTCGAGCCGCGAACGCAGTGGTCGTACAGCAACACGGGCTTCGCCATCCTGGGCCGCGTCATCGAGAAGGTCACCGGCCGCGCCCTCGATGTGGTGTTGAACGAGCGCATCTTTCGCCCGCTTGGAATGGCCCATTCGTCGTATTTGCCCACGCCGGAAAGCCCGGGGCTTGCCCATGGGTACACGTCTTTCGCGCTCAGCCCTCCGGAACCGGCCATGCCCGAGGCGCGCGGTTGGAGCTTCGGTCAGGGTGGCATTTATGCCCCCGCAGGCGATATCGCCAAATGGGATATCGCGCTCATGAGCGGGAAGGTACTCGGCCCCGACGCCTACAAGATTTTCACGACCGCGCGGCGCCTTGTCGATGGGCGGCCCACGACGTATGGCTGCGGCATCGGAGTCATCGTCAACAACCGCGGCGAGACGATTCTACGGCACCGCGGCAGCTACTCGGGTTTCGTGTCGTACAGCGTCCTGGTGCCGCGCACACGATCCGCCGTGGTGGCGATATCCAATCGCGACGACAAGCAGACCGTCGGCATCGTCAATGAAATCGTCGCGCGCCTCGACAAGGCGCACCGCCCGCCCGAGTTGACCATTGCCGGGCCATCCGCCCAGGACGTCGCCAAGGATATGTTTGCTCAGATCCAATCCGGCAAGCTCGATCGGAGCCGCTTTGGGGCGGACTTCAACGCGTTCCTCACCGACGCCAAGCTTCAAGCGGCCAGCGTCCGACTGCGCCCGCTCGGCACGCCCACCGCGGTGGCCGTCACGGAAACCTACGAGCGCGGCGCCATGGAGGTGGCGACGGTGCGCTTCACGTTCAACAGCGTCAAGCTGGAAGCCACCATGTTCCGAAGCACGGATGGCAGGGTGCAGCAATTCTTGATCAACAAGGAGTAA
- a CDS encoding alpha/beta hydrolase, with translation MREISLSDANGSFAVTVHQGSSPSRVVLFAVGGGGDPQRHLPLLSALVECGCSVVAPHFARLGAPAPTDDELLLRAQRLRLALDVVARPGAVAVGVGHSIGAAMLLALAGGEVWMRPGHKLPIAGDARLARLALLAPATGFFGAPGALDNVRAPIAAWAGTNDAVTPPEQAQLLARALGTRVPVDVRVVEGAGHFSFMNTPPTHTTEPLPDRDAFLAQLTREVCAFAMS, from the coding sequence ATGCGCGAAATCTCATTGAGTGACGCAAACGGCTCGTTCGCCGTGACGGTGCACCAAGGATCGTCGCCTTCGCGGGTCGTTCTCTTCGCGGTGGGAGGAGGCGGAGATCCGCAGCGCCATCTTCCGCTGCTCTCGGCGCTCGTCGAATGCGGGTGCAGCGTCGTCGCGCCTCATTTCGCGCGGCTCGGAGCGCCGGCGCCCACCGATGATGAACTTTTGCTTCGCGCACAGAGGCTGCGGCTCGCACTCGACGTGGTGGCACGACCCGGCGCGGTCGCTGTCGGGGTCGGGCACTCGATTGGTGCGGCGATGCTTCTTGCGCTGGCAGGCGGCGAGGTCTGGATGCGGCCGGGGCACAAGCTGCCGATCGCGGGTGACGCACGGCTCGCGCGTCTTGCCCTTCTCGCACCTGCGACGGGCTTCTTCGGCGCACCTGGTGCACTCGACAACGTGCGTGCGCCGATTGCGGCATGGGCCGGAACGAACGACGCCGTCACGCCGCCCGAGCAAGCACAGCTCCTCGCCCGGGCGCTCGGCACCCGCGTGCCCGTGGACGTGCGCGTGGTCGAGGGGGCCGGACACTTCTCCTTCATGAACACCCCGCCGACGCACACGACCGAGCCACTGCCCGATCGCGATGCCTTCCTCGCGCAACTCACACGGGAAGTGTGCGCCTTCGCAATGAGCTGA
- a CDS encoding cytochrome c, whose amino-acid sequence MDIPVFHLDVLNDRVLIAIIAVLHVVINHGMAVGGIPLVAYLERRGLATGDEAWDALAFRILTVFFIVTTTVGALTGVGIWFSAALVNPYAMGSLLRVFFWTWFTEWLVFVTEIVLILAYYLTWKKWRGPRKHAHVRLGGALSAASWATMALIVSILSFMMDPGSWHSDKTLFSGMFNPVYLPQLAFRTPLAMIMAGAFALAIVAWSEEDASMRARAVRTISSWILVWMLPCAAGGFWYARAVPSAMAANLPIALGTQALQAWSRTALAVLGGACAVIAIVALWGARKPNSTRTWALVVPALLSILLIGAFERVREFVRKPYAIAGYLYSNGLRKDDYPLLQRDGLLARATYTRVRRITEANEVDAGREVFLLACTRCHTVDGVNGIRSVLAAMYGDDRPWDREAIASYVGSMHDLRPFMPPFPGNEREKNALAVYLEHLQLHRETLEGAQSTGVVIEP is encoded by the coding sequence ATGGACATCCCTGTCTTTCATCTCGACGTTCTCAACGACCGCGTGCTCATCGCGATCATCGCGGTGCTGCACGTGGTCATCAACCATGGGATGGCGGTCGGAGGGATTCCGCTCGTCGCATACCTCGAACGGCGTGGTCTGGCCACGGGCGACGAAGCGTGGGATGCGCTCGCGTTTCGTATCTTGACCGTGTTCTTCATCGTCACGACCACCGTCGGTGCGCTCACCGGTGTCGGTATTTGGTTTTCGGCAGCGTTGGTCAATCCCTATGCCATGGGCAGTCTGCTGCGCGTCTTCTTTTGGACGTGGTTCACCGAGTGGCTCGTCTTCGTCACGGAAATCGTCCTCATTCTCGCGTATTACCTCACGTGGAAGAAGTGGCGCGGACCGCGAAAACACGCGCACGTGCGGCTCGGGGGCGCGCTCTCCGCGGCCTCCTGGGCCACCATGGCGCTCATCGTCTCCATCTTGAGTTTCATGATGGACCCGGGCTCGTGGCATTCGGACAAAACGCTCTTCAGCGGGATGTTCAATCCCGTTTACCTTCCGCAGCTCGCATTTCGCACGCCGCTGGCCATGATCATGGCCGGCGCCTTCGCGCTGGCCATCGTCGCGTGGTCCGAGGAAGACGCCTCGATGCGTGCCCGCGCCGTGCGCACCATCTCGTCGTGGATTCTCGTGTGGATGCTTCCCTGCGCGGCGGGCGGCTTTTGGTACGCGCGCGCCGTTCCCTCGGCCATGGCTGCAAATCTGCCGATCGCGCTCGGGACGCAAGCCCTGCAGGCGTGGTCGCGCACCGCGCTCGCCGTCCTGGGCGGGGCATGCGCGGTCATCGCCATCGTCGCGCTCTGGGGTGCACGAAAGCCGAATAGCACGCGCACCTGGGCGCTCGTCGTGCCGGCGCTGTTATCCATTCTTCTCATTGGCGCGTTCGAGCGGGTGCGCGAATTCGTTCGCAAACCGTACGCCATTGCGGGATACCTCTACTCGAACGGCCTACGGAAAGACGATTATCCGCTGCTTCAGCGCGACGGACTGCTCGCCCGCGCCACCTACACGCGGGTGAGGCGCATCACGGAGGCCAACGAAGTCGATGCCGGGCGCGAGGTCTTCCTGCTCGCCTGCACGCGCTGCCACACCGTCGATGGCGTCAACGGCATACGTTCCGTGCTCGCTGCGATGTACGGCGACGACCGGCCTTGGGATCGCGAGGCCATCGCCTCCTACGTCGGATCCATGCACGATCTGCGGCCATTCATGCCGCCCTTTCCCGGAAATGAGCGCGAGAAGAACGCCCTCGCAGTCTATCTGGAGCATCTGCAACTCCATCGCGAGACCCTCGAGGGCGCCCAATCCACCGGCGTGGTCATCGAGCCATGA
- a CDS encoding squalene/phytoene synthase family protein, with translation MIIRELDMLGITDPALRQSYLVTSKLVRQKVTARQIPSVIRYMVPAKKRLHIEAFFMFIMHVDDIVDHKVHSIPVREHRMDEWEAMFARAVANDLPAAGTMSSDDEETHAHVARAFVHTMRTFGQPLKDVPPYVAGQRRTLTTTEYATEEKLEDFIQTVTLLPSSWANAILEPITPDSNVLCRRAATSFQLIDFILDVRQDLEEGRLYFPLDRLAKYGLDRASLQNQLAHGLVSDGLRELMVAEIKRAKEMYDSGRDWPKSVHPASRPFAEWDYHTNGLKLEALIKADGEHLRPGFRMAPSVKLKAVAHMYFDIAKGVRDDLFVRYGRRAVEV, from the coding sequence TTGATCATTCGAGAGCTCGATATGCTCGGCATCACGGATCCGGCCCTGCGCCAGTCGTACCTCGTCACCAGCAAACTGGTGCGGCAAAAGGTCACGGCCAGGCAGATCCCGTCGGTGATCCGTTACATGGTGCCGGCGAAGAAGCGCCTCCACATCGAGGCGTTCTTCATGTTCATCATGCACGTGGACGACATCGTCGACCACAAGGTGCACAGCATTCCGGTGCGGGAACACCGCATGGATGAATGGGAGGCCATGTTCGCACGCGCCGTCGCGAACGACCTTCCCGCGGCCGGAACGATGTCCTCCGACGACGAGGAGACGCATGCGCACGTCGCCCGAGCCTTCGTGCACACCATGCGCACCTTCGGCCAGCCGCTGAAGGACGTTCCGCCGTACGTGGCGGGGCAGCGCAGGACGCTGACCACCACCGAATACGCGACGGAGGAGAAGCTCGAAGACTTCATTCAAACCGTCACACTGCTGCCTTCGAGTTGGGCCAATGCCATCCTGGAGCCGATCACCCCCGACTCCAACGTATTGTGCCGGCGCGCGGCAACGTCGTTTCAGCTCATCGACTTCATCCTCGACGTCCGGCAGGATCTCGAGGAGGGGCGGCTCTACTTCCCCTTGGACCGGCTGGCCAAATACGGTTTGGACCGCGCCTCTTTGCAGAACCAATTGGCGCACGGCTTGGTCAGCGACGGCTTGCGCGAGCTGATGGTGGCCGAAATCAAACGGGCCAAAGAAATGTACGACTCGGGACGAGACTGGCCGAAGTCGGTGCATCCCGCATCGCGGCCATTCGCCGAGTGGGATTATCACACGAATGGACTGAAGCTGGAGGCGTTGATCAAGGCCGACGGCGAGCATTTGCGCCCCGGCTTCCGAATGGCACCTTCGGTCAAACTCAAGGCAGTGGCTCACATGTACTTCGATATTGCCAAAGGCGTTCGCGACGATTTGTTCGTTCGATACGGCCGGCGTGCGGTGGAGGTTTGA
- a CDS encoding cytochrome c has translation MSLEPMPVPRDIPLPLPANPHWLEFLLVVAFVAHILFVNLMVGGSILVLAFEIRGLREPDYDRLARALASTITVNKSLAVVMGVAPLLLINLLYTIHFYTANALTGMAWILLVPTIAVTFLLLYLHQYTWDRFRNLKWAHISILGLAVALFLVIPLVFLANVNLMMFPERWTSVHGFLSALALPNVLPRYLHFLCASLILTSLFGVGYFWRARFPVEQMFHSLTRPRLRRTFYAIAFVVSLAQFIAGPLVLVTIPSKGLAAPVLTAIFTGVFLAIPAVWMIWKELSMEEPDGKRLPMIAGLLALTVLCMASGRHMYRGVALAEHKREMRMATERWAEDSAQAAYEKTLGQERAAHGIGEGQALFQSTCSACHGVDRRIVGPPLTEIARIYAGNPDGIVTWARAPGKKRPDTPQMPAFASLGDPKLRKIADYMLETGAIRQ, from the coding sequence ATGAGCCTGGAGCCCATGCCCGTCCCGCGCGATATTCCTCTGCCCCTTCCGGCAAACCCTCACTGGCTCGAGTTTCTGCTCGTCGTAGCGTTCGTCGCGCACATCCTGTTCGTCAATCTCATGGTCGGCGGTTCGATCCTCGTTCTCGCCTTCGAGATCCGTGGTTTGCGAGAGCCCGACTACGACCGGCTTGCCCGCGCCCTGGCCTCGACCATCACGGTCAACAAGAGCCTCGCCGTGGTGATGGGCGTCGCGCCGCTCTTGCTCATCAATTTGCTCTATACGATTCACTTCTACACGGCGAACGCGCTCACGGGGATGGCGTGGATTCTTCTGGTGCCCACCATCGCGGTCACCTTTTTGCTCCTCTACCTGCACCAATACACGTGGGACCGATTTCGCAATTTGAAATGGGCCCATATTTCCATTTTGGGGCTCGCCGTCGCGCTCTTCCTGGTGATCCCGTTGGTATTTCTCGCCAACGTGAACCTCATGATGTTCCCGGAGCGATGGACCAGCGTGCACGGCTTCCTGAGCGCCCTGGCGCTGCCCAATGTGTTGCCGCGTTACCTGCACTTCCTTTGTGCATCCCTCATCCTCACGAGTCTTTTCGGCGTCGGCTATTTCTGGCGTGCACGCTTTCCGGTCGAGCAGATGTTCCATTCGCTCACGCGCCCCCGATTGCGCCGCACGTTCTACGCGATTGCATTCGTCGTTTCGCTCGCGCAATTCATCGCTGGCCCGCTCGTGCTGGTCACGATTCCGTCCAAAGGGCTCGCCGCGCCGGTCCTGACGGCCATCTTCACGGGAGTATTCTTGGCGATTCCCGCCGTCTGGATGATCTGGAAAGAGCTTTCCATGGAGGAGCCGGACGGAAAGCGTCTCCCGATGATCGCGGGCCTCTTGGCATTGACGGTCCTCTGCATGGCCAGCGGCCGCCACATGTACCGTGGAGTGGCCCTCGCCGAGCACAAACGCGAAATGCGCATGGCCACCGAGCGCTGGGCGGAGGACTCGGCGCAAGCTGCCTACGAGAAGACGCTCGGGCAAGAACGCGCGGCCCACGGCATCGGCGAGGGGCAAGCGCTTTTTCAGAGCACATGCAGCGCATGCCACGGTGTGGACCGGCGCATCGTTGGCCCGCCGCTCACCGAGATCGCCCGCATTTACGCGGGCAATCCTGACGGGATCGTCACCTGGGCCCGCGCGCCGGGCAAGAAGCGACCCGACACGCCGCAAATGCCAGCATTTGCATCGCTGGGCGATCCCAAGCTGCGCAAGATTGCCGATTACATGCTCGAAACCGGCGCTATTCGCCAGTGA
- a CDS encoding SDR family oxidoreductase, with protein sequence MSQTKQVALVSGSSRGIGAATARGLGERGYHVIVNYLKSAAAAKDVVSAITSAGGSAQAIQADVRDREQVRGLVEQIVREHGQIDVLVCNANTAPPTFEPFEEVMWGAFIAKFDGELAGAFHLTHSVLPIMRERRAGRIVYISSISGDVCAGQVAHSTAKSALNRFSRHVAAYAGQFGISVNTVAPGSVKTDSSDTVNSPEIIQYLSERSVFARQMVPNDVANVIASVVDVRFAAVTGQIITVDAGMEVLAQQHMFVSKRKPLEPAAD encoded by the coding sequence ATGTCCCAAACGAAGCAAGTTGCACTGGTCAGTGGATCCAGCCGCGGAATCGGAGCCGCCACCGCACGGGGCCTCGGTGAACGCGGGTACCACGTCATCGTCAATTATCTGAAGAGCGCCGCGGCCGCGAAGGACGTCGTCTCCGCAATCACGTCGGCCGGTGGCTCGGCCCAAGCCATCCAGGCCGATGTGCGGGATCGCGAGCAAGTCCGCGGGCTGGTCGAGCAGATCGTCCGCGAACATGGCCAAATCGACGTTTTGGTCTGCAATGCGAACACGGCACCTCCAACCTTCGAACCGTTCGAGGAGGTGATGTGGGGCGCTTTCATCGCCAAGTTCGATGGCGAGCTGGCCGGAGCGTTCCACCTGACCCACAGCGTGCTCCCCATCATGCGCGAACGGCGCGCCGGGCGCATCGTATACATCTCGAGCATCAGCGGTGACGTCTGCGCCGGCCAAGTGGCTCACTCGACGGCGAAGTCGGCGCTCAATCGATTCAGCCGGCACGTCGCTGCGTACGCCGGACAATTCGGTATTTCGGTCAACACGGTCGCCCCTGGATCGGTCAAAACCGACTCCAGCGACACGGTCAACTCCCCCGAGATCATTCAGTACTTGTCCGAACGATCCGTGTTCGCCAGGCAAATGGTCCCGAACGATGTCGCCAACGTCATCGCCTCCGTCGTCGACGTCCGATTCGCCGCCGTGACGGGCCAGATCATCACGGTCGATGCGGGCATGGAAGTGCTGGCGCAGCAACACATGTTCGTCTCGAAACGCAAGCCCCTCGAGCCCGCCGCCGACTAG
- a CDS encoding M57 family metalloprotease, translated as MSFDAWEKTVHREVDTGYWIVNGDQVITQRADLRVFYENYVQNGALIVHHPGGADAKWDDSQKLNITYCVSKSSFGSRYDSVVSAMSSATGTWQGAANVKFVHESDQDGSCTASNSNVVFDVRQTSDTSYLARAFFPDDSRANRNVLISTSAFGDTGVYTLAGILRHELGHTLGFRHEHTRPESGTCFEDNDWRELTSYDSASVMHYPQCNGSNTGDLNLTSKDRQGAADLYGSP; from the coding sequence ATGTCCTTCGACGCCTGGGAAAAAACGGTGCATCGTGAGGTGGACACCGGATACTGGATCGTCAACGGCGATCAGGTCATTACGCAGCGCGCTGACCTACGCGTTTTCTACGAGAACTACGTTCAAAACGGCGCGCTGATCGTCCACCATCCGGGGGGCGCGGATGCCAAGTGGGACGATTCGCAGAAGCTCAACATCACCTACTGTGTGAGCAAATCATCCTTCGGAAGCCGCTACGACTCGGTGGTCAGTGCCATGAGCAGCGCGACGGGCACGTGGCAGGGCGCGGCGAACGTCAAATTCGTGCACGAGAGCGATCAAGACGGCAGCTGCACGGCCAGCAACAGCAACGTCGTTTTCGACGTTCGCCAGACGTCGGATACGTCGTATTTGGCGAGGGCCTTTTTCCCGGACGACAGCCGGGCCAACCGTAACGTGCTGATCAGCACCAGCGCATTCGGAGATACCGGCGTATACACGTTGGCCGGTATTCTGCGGCATGAATTGGGGCATACCCTCGGTTTCCGCCATGAGCACACCCGCCCCGAATCGGGTACCTGCTTCGAGGACAACGATTGGCGTGAACTCACGTCGTACGACTCGGCCTCGGTCATGCACTACCCGCAGTGCAATGGCTCGAACACCGGCGATCTCAATCTGACGAGCAAAGACCGCCAAGGTGCGGCCGACCTTTACGGCTCCCCGTAG